One window of Oscillibacter hominis genomic DNA carries:
- a CDS encoding LTA synthase family protein, whose protein sequence is MNLKRQIGYLPTFFLVVLLSGLATGLVLWMHPVSTMAMIKSMLMRQPVLLLLNYLPLFLLILAFTCLLRNAFYATGLVGFVTALMSVANRVKIQIRDEPLVPRDFGLLKEAADAAGNYDLRLPWMLIGCVVAFGAIMVALGIFFPTKAPARQYLVRLAGFAVSVLALLLSIRFLYSSSNLYNSFSVTNPYYLTSVSNELGFPYYFCYHFSTYQVQKPEGYSKAQAAAWETGDTAGGGKDVHVIVVMNEAFSDLTNYDVFQYSEEEDPLKTFNALCGGENAVSGKVVVPGYAGGTANTEFDVATGMQTNNLHTTSAFRSFNRNLDSIFRVFGADGYHTVFMHPGDAWFYNRQNVYRWLGADEILFSADFVDSVSRGRWVTDDTVAENIILKFDEAVNNDQTLFDYAVTIQNHMSYTADKYGESGPYPAVPVDLPLSEEAQTLLSVYIEGLRDADAMLKKLTDHFSASDEPVVLVFFGDHLPYLGDDRLCYRELGLPMADDSAENFTSYETPYLIWCNDAAAAEVELDSLSLPADGQLSACYLGAVLLELTGRGDESAWFSYLNELRRQVPVMQNGVYETIDGTVTSSPEQMELISKYLNWSYYKLKDKKVS, encoded by the coding sequence TTGAACTTGAAACGACAAATTGGGTATTTACCCACATTCTTTTTGGTCGTGCTGCTCTCCGGCCTGGCCACAGGCCTGGTGCTCTGGATGCATCCGGTCAGCACCATGGCGATGATCAAATCCATGCTTATGAGGCAGCCCGTGCTGCTGCTTCTCAACTACCTGCCCCTGTTTCTGCTGATACTGGCCTTCACCTGCCTGCTGCGGAACGCCTTTTATGCCACCGGCCTGGTGGGCTTTGTCACCGCGCTGATGTCGGTGGCCAACCGCGTGAAAATCCAAATCCGGGACGAGCCGTTGGTTCCCCGGGATTTCGGCCTTTTGAAGGAGGCGGCGGACGCGGCGGGCAATTACGACCTTCGCCTGCCCTGGATGCTGATTGGCTGCGTGGTGGCTTTTGGAGCGATCATGGTGGCCCTGGGCATCTTTTTTCCCACAAAGGCCCCTGCCCGCCAGTATCTGGTGCGGCTCGCGGGATTTGCAGTGAGTGTCCTGGCCCTGCTGCTGAGCATCCGGTTTTTGTACAGCTCCTCCAACCTCTACAACTCCTTTTCCGTCACCAACCCCTATTATTTGACCAGCGTCAGCAATGAGCTGGGCTTCCCCTACTACTTCTGTTACCACTTCTCCACCTACCAGGTACAAAAGCCAGAGGGCTACAGCAAAGCCCAAGCCGCCGCCTGGGAGACGGGGGACACTGCCGGCGGGGGAAAAGACGTTCACGTCATTGTGGTGATGAACGAGGCCTTTTCCGACCTGACCAACTACGATGTCTTCCAGTACAGTGAGGAGGAGGATCCCCTGAAGACGTTCAACGCGCTGTGCGGGGGGGAAAATGCCGTTTCCGGCAAGGTAGTGGTTCCCGGCTATGCCGGCGGCACCGCCAACACGGAGTTCGATGTGGCCACCGGCATGCAGACCAACAACCTGCACACCACCTCCGCCTTCCGCTCCTTCAACCGGAACCTGGACAGCATCTTCCGTGTCTTTGGCGCCGACGGGTACCATACGGTCTTCATGCACCCCGGCGACGCCTGGTTCTATAACCGGCAGAATGTCTACCGCTGGCTGGGTGCCGACGAGATCCTCTTCAGCGCCGACTTTGTGGACAGCGTCAGCCGGGGCCGATGGGTCACGGACGATACGGTGGCTGAGAACATTATCTTGAAATTTGATGAGGCGGTGAATAACGATCAGACCTTGTTTGACTATGCCGTCACCATCCAGAACCACATGTCCTACACCGCCGACAAGTACGGGGAAAGCGGCCCCTATCCCGCTGTGCCGGTGGACCTGCCCCTCTCCGAGGAGGCGCAGACGCTTCTGAGCGTGTATATCGAGGGGTTGCGGGACGCCGACGCCATGCTGAAAAAGCTGACAGACCATTTTTCCGCTTCCGATGAGCCCGTGGTCCTGGTCTTCTTTGGGGACCATCTGCCGTATCTGGGGGATGACCGTCTCTGCTACCGGGAGCTGGGCCTCCCCATGGCGGACGACTCGGCGGAAAACTTCACCTCTTATGAAACCCCCTATCTCATTTGGTGCAACGACGCCGCTGCGGCGGAAGTCGAGTTGGATTCCCTGTCCCTGCCCGCGGACGGGCAGCTCAGCGCCTGCTACCTGGGTGCGGTGCTGCTGGAGCTGACTGGCCGTGGCGACGAATCGGCCTGGTTTTCCTATCTCAATGAACTGCGCCGCCAGGTGCCTGTCATGCAAAACGGCGTGTATGAGACCATAGACGGCACAGTTACCTCCTCTCCGGAGCAGATGGAGCTGATCTCCAAATATCTCAATTGGAGTTATTATAAGCTGAAGGATAAAAAGGTCAGCTGA
- a CDS encoding cupin domain-containing protein, with product MLNAEEIVKRLKLEPLDREGGMYRSTYTCEKTADGEPIGSAIYYFLTERSFSHLHKLTGDEVYHFYLGDPVELVELLPDGRQRITRLGTDLEQGQTPQHLVCAGTWQGSHLLPGGKFALLGTTMAPGFTPECYEHGVKEELMRRYPEAKSWIEQLTGEAVAF from the coding sequence ATGCTGAACGCAGAAGAGATTGTCAAACGCCTGAAGTTAGAGCCCCTGGACCGGGAGGGCGGCATGTATCGCAGCACTTATACCTGTGAAAAAACCGCGGATGGCGAGCCCATCGGAAGCGCCATTTACTACTTTTTGACAGAGCGCTCCTTCTCCCACCTCCACAAGCTGACCGGAGATGAGGTATACCACTTCTATCTGGGCGACCCGGTGGAACTGGTGGAGCTGCTGCCCGACGGGAGGCAGCGCATCACCCGGTTGGGAACTGACCTGGAGCAGGGCCAGACGCCCCAGCACCTGGTGTGTGCCGGCACCTGGCAGGGCTCCCATCTGCTGCCGGGCGGCAAATTTGCCCTGCTTGGCACCACCATGGCCCCCGGTTTTACCCCGGAGTGCTATGAGCATGGGGTGAAGGAGGAGCTGATGCGCCGATATCCGGAGGCAAAAAGTTGGATTGAGCAGCTGACTGGAGAGGCAGTGGCGTTTTAA
- a CDS encoding nucleoside phosphorylase, whose translation MSNPVDKSAITGQNIRQYLTCLAPGDVGEYVLLPGDPARCDRTAKYLKDAKLVANNREHRTFTGTYKGLTVSVTSTGMGCPSAAIATEELCNAGAKVFIRIGSTAAIQEGIRVGDLIVSTGSMKNEGTSRFFVPDSFPAVPDFDLTALLLSTARELSETSVHYGIGSTDDSFYGETPEFIDRLVSYGCINLEMEASGVFTVAHRKGCRAAAIYGCSANLKTSELYYADGTPESGNQKLVDAWEQEIQIALETFYRFHQQRG comes from the coding sequence ATGAGCAATCCTGTGGATAAAAGCGCTATCACCGGTCAAAACATCCGTCAATATCTGACCTGCCTTGCCCCCGGCGACGTGGGGGAGTATGTGCTGCTGCCCGGTGATCCCGCCCGCTGCGACCGCACAGCCAAGTACCTGAAAGACGCCAAGCTGGTGGCCAACAACCGGGAGCACCGCACCTTCACCGGAACCTATAAGGGCCTCACCGTGAGCGTCACCTCCACCGGCATGGGCTGCCCTTCCGCCGCCATTGCCACGGAGGAGCTGTGCAACGCCGGCGCAAAAGTGTTCATCCGCATCGGCTCTACCGCCGCCATCCAGGAAGGGATCCGGGTGGGAGACCTGATCGTCAGCACCGGCTCTATGAAAAATGAGGGCACTTCCCGCTTTTTTGTCCCGGACTCCTTCCCCGCCGTCCCGGACTTTGACCTGACGGCCCTGCTTCTCTCCACGGCCCGTGAGCTGTCTGAAACCTCCGTCCACTATGGCATCGGCTCCACCGACGACTCCTTCTATGGGGAGACGCCGGAATTCATCGACCGTCTGGTGAGCTATGGCTGCATCAATCTGGAGATGGAGGCCTCCGGCGTATTCACCGTGGCCCACCGCAAGGGCTGCCGCGCCGCCGCCATCTACGGCTGCTCTGCAAACCTGAAGACCAGCGAGCTCTACTATGCAGACGGCACGCCGGAATCCGGCAACCAAAAGCTGGTGGATGCCTGGGAGCAGGAGATTCAAATCGCCCTGGAGACTTTTTACCGCTTCCATCAGCAGCGGGGATAA
- a CDS encoding HD domain-containing phosphohydrolase has protein sequence MMTHSIPYLFVNTIALSCFALMFTTFLAAKKTPEIRAFMAVLAGSILWSGGAILMRLQMWPGMEFWYYVSIVSLFSLEWLFYLFVHNFSRQRGKFMLILWTVLTIAIWPGTISGFYLAPPTPTVTASGGTVFTYSTNWHILIPCVLFVAIIISTLQLLFQIIREQGIHSPGIRVIVIGGLVMLVGNLMQIGIPGNTFPYDALAGICFACLLMSALYKRRMFRMTLVISRSLLMIVLVVICVLASIYVIAPLEQFLTTSIGMAVSSATTVVAIFFALILSMSYLLTKRLIDSIFTREEQQNKLLKQFTADATQTLDTGEIMAKLANAIREEIPIEQVYICLAEKDHFAARYCSSPLASLSFTISRTSPQISYLRDQEPYLIMSEFRSNPLYLSVWEEEKDLFRRLNIDCVFAMRDGKDIVGLILLAASDRNRSFSYVEISFLETISSVASIAMKNAGLYEKMFREARIDSLTNVFNYRYFVEKVAEQFNACKGDCISLMFLDIDDFKLYNQLYGVAEGDAALRAVASVISQCTGERGMVFRTSGKVFAALLPRTDARTAETMAREMQSRIAQVNRDNQKKAITVSVGICAAPYAAATAKELRDNVDMAVYSAKRSGKNRISVFRGAKALPQKLTERTNAVVEQIEREDNNVYRNALSMISALTAAIDAKDHYTYDHSKNVAYYAAMLATAAGFNDEQVRMIYSAGLLHDIGKISIPEDILNKKGKLSDEEFRVMQSHVNNSIEMIRHLPDMDYLIPAAIGHHERWDGRGYPRGIAGKQIPVSARCLAIADVFDAMTTDRPYRSGLPTEYALQQIEQGAGTQFDPDLARIFVSLVREKEIPVACRSRVE, from the coding sequence ATGATGACGCACTCCATCCCGTATCTTTTTGTGAACACCATTGCGCTGAGCTGTTTTGCGCTGATGTTCACAACGTTTCTGGCGGCGAAGAAGACGCCGGAAATCCGTGCCTTCATGGCGGTGTTGGCAGGCAGCATCCTGTGGTCCGGCGGCGCCATCCTCATGCGGCTGCAAATGTGGCCCGGCATGGAATTTTGGTACTACGTTTCCATTGTATCCCTCTTTTCCCTGGAGTGGCTATTCTATCTTTTTGTCCATAACTTCTCCCGCCAGAGGGGAAAGTTTATGCTGATCCTCTGGACTGTGCTGACCATCGCCATCTGGCCCGGGACCATCAGCGGCTTTTACCTGGCCCCGCCCACCCCGACAGTGACGGCCAGCGGCGGCACTGTGTTTACCTACAGCACAAACTGGCACATCCTGATTCCCTGCGTGCTGTTCGTGGCCATCATCATCTCCACGCTGCAGCTGCTGTTCCAGATCATCCGGGAACAGGGCATCCACTCCCCGGGCATCCGGGTCATTGTGATCGGCGGGCTGGTGATGCTGGTGGGTAACTTGATGCAGATCGGCATCCCAGGCAACACCTTCCCCTATGACGCACTGGCCGGAATCTGCTTTGCCTGTTTGCTGATGTCCGCCCTCTACAAGCGGAGGATGTTCCGCATGACGCTGGTGATCTCCCGCAGCCTTTTGATGATCGTGCTGGTTGTCATCTGTGTGTTGGCGAGCATTTATGTGATTGCCCCTCTGGAACAGTTTTTAACCACGTCCATCGGCATGGCTGTCAGCAGCGCCACCACGGTGGTTGCCATCTTCTTTGCGCTGATCTTGTCCATGTCCTATCTGCTGACCAAGCGGCTGATTGACTCCATCTTTACTCGTGAGGAGCAGCAGAACAAGCTGCTCAAACAGTTTACCGCCGACGCCACCCAGACGCTGGATACCGGCGAGATCATGGCCAAGCTTGCGAATGCGATCCGTGAGGAAATCCCCATCGAACAGGTTTACATCTGCCTGGCGGAGAAAGACCACTTTGCCGCCCGGTACTGCTCCAGCCCTCTGGCGTCGCTGTCCTTTACCATCTCCCGGACCAGCCCCCAGATCAGCTACTTGAGGGATCAGGAGCCCTACCTCATCATGTCGGAATTCCGAAGCAACCCCCTCTATCTGTCGGTATGGGAGGAGGAGAAGGACCTCTTCCGGAGGCTGAACATCGACTGCGTGTTTGCCATGCGGGACGGCAAGGATATTGTGGGGCTCATATTGCTGGCAGCCTCTGACCGCAACCGGAGTTTCAGTTATGTGGAGATCAGCTTTCTGGAGACCATCAGCTCAGTGGCCTCCATTGCCATGAAAAACGCGGGGCTCTATGAGAAGATGTTTCGGGAGGCCAGGATTGACAGCCTGACCAATGTGTTCAACTACCGCTATTTTGTGGAAAAGGTGGCAGAGCAGTTCAACGCCTGCAAGGGCGACTGCATCTCGCTGATGTTCTTGGACATCGACGATTTTAAGCTCTATAACCAGCTCTACGGTGTGGCAGAGGGGGATGCGGCACTGCGTGCCGTTGCCTCGGTGATCTCGCAATGCACTGGCGAGAGGGGGATGGTGTTCCGCACCAGCGGAAAGGTATTTGCCGCGCTGCTGCCCCGCACCGATGCCCGGACTGCCGAAACCATGGCGCGGGAGATGCAAAGCCGCATCGCTCAGGTCAACCGGGACAACCAGAAAAAAGCCATTACTGTCAGCGTCGGCATCTGTGCCGCCCCCTACGCGGCAGCCACCGCCAAGGAACTGCGGGACAATGTGGACATGGCGGTTTACAGCGCAAAGCGCAGCGGGAAAAACCGGATTTCCGTGTTCCGCGGTGCAAAGGCGCTGCCGCAGAAGCTGACGGAGCGGACCAACGCAGTTGTGGAACAGATCGAGCGGGAGGACAACAACGTCTACCGCAACGCCCTGTCCATGATTTCGGCGCTGACTGCCGCAATTGACGCCAAGGACCACTACACCTACGACCACAGCAAGAACGTGGCCTATTACGCGGCCATGCTGGCCACTGCCGCCGGCTTCAATGACGAGCAGGTGCGGATGATCTACTCGGCGGGACTGCTCCACGACATCGGTAAGATCAGCATTCCTGAGGATATCCTCAACAAAAAGGGTAAGCTCAGCGATGAGGAATTCCGGGTCATGCAGTCCCATGTCAACAACTCCATTGAGATGATCCGCCATCTTCCGGATATGGACTATCTGATCCCGGCCGCCATCGGGCATCATGAGCGGTGGGATGGGCGCGGGTATCCCCGGGGCATTGCGGGCAAGCAGATTCCGGTCTCCGCCCGCTGCCTGGCCATTGCCGACGTGTTCGACGCCATGACCACGGACCGGCCTTACCGCAGCGGCCTGCCCACGGAGTATGCGCTCCAGCAGATCGAGCAGGGGGCTGGGACACAGTTTGACCCGGACCTGGCCAGAATTTTCGTCAGCCTGGTACGGGAAAAGGAAATCCCCGTTGCATGCCGCAGCAGGGTGGAATAA
- a CDS encoding GH3 domain-containing protein yields MKFQERLKKCSKEQLWREYCGFLDMSVDEYMYTQRRLMEEQLRVWSNSPLGRKLLDGKKPGSIEELRDTMPLTTYADYADVLLPRRSDMLCSEPAVWIQTTWEGGLRPIKLAPYTRGMLDCYRHNLLSVMMMATSRRKGDFDLKRGDRILYGGAPLPYATGLMPSLFDEDIEFTWLPDSNAHSDLSFSQRIKKGFSMAMSGGVDFFFGIGSVANYITESFGKGGSGGKLNISVKHALRYVRAKYISHRDGRSVVPGDIFHLKALFYAGTDARCYRDRLSAAWGTVPLELAAGTESTCLGAETWERNGMVFFPDACFYEFIPEEEMRRNRADETYQPRTCLMDEVCAGETYELVISVLHGGAFMRYRIGDTYHCLRGGKGELPRFSFVDRVPDVIDIAGFTRITASSVEEVIHLSKLGIGDWVMKKEFDAQGNPFLHMYVEITPEAQVDDVTTRQVLTEHLTVYFKYFDSDYSDLKKLLNMEPLQITILKYGTISGYEQQTGHKLYRINPGMLDITGLLKYQAQVWEDHI; encoded by the coding sequence ATGAAGTTTCAGGAGCGGTTGAAAAAATGCAGTAAGGAGCAGCTTTGGCGGGAATACTGCGGCTTTTTGGACATGTCCGTGGACGAGTATATGTACACCCAGCGCCGATTGATGGAGGAGCAGCTTCGGGTGTGGTCCAACAGCCCCCTGGGGCGGAAGCTGTTAGACGGCAAGAAACCAGGCAGCATTGAGGAGCTGCGGGACACGATGCCCCTCACTACCTATGCGGACTACGCCGATGTGCTGCTGCCCCGGCGGTCGGACATGCTCTGCAGTGAACCCGCGGTCTGGATCCAAACCACCTGGGAGGGAGGCCTGCGGCCCATCAAGCTGGCACCCTACACCAGAGGGATGCTGGACTGCTACCGCCACAACCTGCTGTCGGTGATGATGATGGCCACCAGCAGGAGGAAAGGCGATTTTGATTTGAAGCGGGGTGACCGCATCCTGTACGGGGGCGCGCCGCTGCCCTATGCCACGGGGCTGATGCCGTCTCTATTTGACGAGGACATTGAATTTACTTGGCTGCCCGATTCCAACGCCCACTCCGACCTGAGCTTCAGCCAGCGGATCAAGAAGGGGTTCTCCATGGCCATGAGCGGCGGCGTGGATTTCTTTTTTGGGATCGGCAGCGTGGCCAACTATATTACAGAGAGCTTTGGAAAAGGCGGCAGCGGCGGAAAGCTGAACATCTCCGTCAAACACGCCCTGCGCTATGTCAGGGCCAAATACATCAGCCACAGGGACGGGCGCAGCGTGGTGCCCGGGGATATTTTCCACCTGAAGGCCCTCTTCTATGCCGGGACGGACGCACGCTGTTACCGGGACCGCCTGAGCGCGGCCTGGGGGACGGTTCCCCTGGAACTGGCTGCCGGAACCGAGTCCACCTGCCTGGGCGCTGAGACGTGGGAGCGCAATGGGATGGTGTTCTTTCCGGACGCCTGCTTCTATGAGTTCATCCCCGAGGAGGAGATGCGCAGGAACCGGGCGGATGAGACCTATCAGCCCAGGACCTGCCTGATGGACGAGGTGTGCGCGGGGGAAACCTACGAGCTGGTGATCAGTGTACTCCACGGCGGCGCGTTTATGCGCTACCGGATCGGCGACACCTACCACTGCCTTCGGGGCGGAAAGGGCGAACTGCCCCGTTTTTCCTTTGTGGACCGGGTTCCCGACGTGATCGACATTGCGGGATTCACCCGGATTACGGCCTCCTCTGTGGAAGAGGTGATCCATCTGTCCAAGCTGGGGATCGGCGACTGGGTGATGAAAAAGGAGTTTGACGCCCAGGGCAACCCCTTTTTGCACATGTATGTGGAGATCACGCCGGAGGCTCAGGTGGACGATGTGACGACGCGTCAGGTTCTGACCGAGCATCTCACGGTCTATTTTAAATATTTTGACAGCGACTACAGCGATTTGAAAAAGCTGCTGAACATGGAGCCTCTTCAGATTACCATCCTGAAGTACGGAACCATTTCCGGTTATGAACAGCAGACCGGGCACAAGCTCTACCGCATCAATCCGGGTATGCTGGATATCACCGGCCTGCTGAAGTACCAGGCGCAGGTATGGGAGGATCACATATGA
- a CDS encoding rhomboid family intramembrane serine protease, with protein MRKIRYNSPVVLTFALLSMAALLLNRLTAGWTNAYLFSVYRSSLADPLFYFRLFGHVLGHANWAHYSGNMVLLLLTGPMLEEKYGSRRVAAVIAITALVTGLTEVLFFPGTALLGASGVVFAFILLSSVTGSGRDGVPLTLIVIAVIYLGGQIYEGITQQDNVSHLTHILGGVIGGGAGLALRPKK; from the coding sequence ATGCGAAAAATCCGATACAATTCCCCAGTGGTGCTGACCTTTGCACTGCTCTCCATGGCAGCGCTCCTTTTGAATCGGCTTACCGCCGGCTGGACCAACGCGTACCTGTTCAGCGTATACCGCAGTTCCCTGGCGGATCCTCTTTTTTACTTCCGCCTCTTTGGCCATGTATTGGGACATGCCAATTGGGCCCACTACAGCGGGAATATGGTTCTGCTGCTGCTTACCGGCCCCATGCTGGAGGAGAAATACGGAAGCCGCCGCGTTGCAGCGGTCATCGCCATTACCGCCCTGGTCACCGGGCTGACGGAGGTCCTTTTCTTCCCCGGAACGGCTTTGTTAGGTGCCTCTGGAGTGGTGTTTGCCTTCATCCTGCTCTCCTCTGTCACCGGGAGTGGGCGGGATGGAGTCCCTTTGACCCTGATTGTGATTGCAGTCATCTACTTGGGTGGCCAAATCTATGAGGGCATCACCCAGCAGGACAATGTGTCTCATCTGACCCATATCCTGGGCGGCGTCATCGGCGGCGGAGCCGGCCTGGCCCTGCGGCCAAAAAAATAA